Genomic DNA from Diorhabda carinulata isolate Delta chromosome 10, icDioCari1.1, whole genome shotgun sequence:
TATGGTTAAGCGGATATTGCCGTCCGCCATAGTCAACAACCATCCTGGGCCCTAATCTTTTCTTTATTGCTCCTtcctttaattttaattcaattgtttaTACCTTTTCATAGTTTGTTAGAGATTGACAGCTgacatttcatttttctttgcgTTAGATACTTTGggttaatgaaaatatcaattttatacattttaaactGTAATCtattctattgttttttattagaatagtATTTACTAACAAGGAActcaaattcatcaaataatttcaaaattaatttgtgtCAATCGAAGCCATTACAATTGAATCTGTATCAACGAACTTATATTATTTGCctcaattaaaaatcaatatcaacAATCTTAAGACACCGTTTAATAAAATCTCTacaagtatttttgaaattgtaacCAGAGTATAGTATTGCGAAAGTCAATTAAAGTCCGATTtacaaaatgtataaaaagtgCTCTCAAAAAACACATTTGCAATGTttgcatataaaaattataaagtaaattgTGTGTATATTTAGAGAAACTTGCAATGATTAAGAATCTTTGgctgatatttttaataaattatatgcATTTAAATGGTAGTAGGTATTCCGAATGGTTTCTTTGggaatttttttggttttctaaaaAGTGCACAATCTAAAATATGCGATGTCAGTTTACatcctcaaaatattttttttaaataaaataagcaAACTTAGTAACTTCCTCCACAacatcgttttttgaaaaagtagGCGTTTCTCAACAGCATCTgttaaaataatcgaaattgaCTAATTGCCTCAGCATGCGTTCAAACACTTGTTGACTTCGTTTTGCTTGTTCTTTTCAGACTCTGATACGTCTAATAAATTCAAACCAGGGACGGACTCGatctaaaatattcatttaagtCCCATTTACaaggaatttttcaatatggaaTACCCTTCTAATAGTTTTACTGCATATTTAAAATCATATAACGAAGATATGAGTTGGAGTTGTTTGATTATTGTTGGAAGTGCTGTTGAAGACATGCTAGTCTTGATGGGGATTAGTAAGGGGCTCAAACAAAATGTTTATCAACTTTAATATTAGAGAAACGCTTTACAGTCGATAGAAAAAAGTCTGCAACTAGTAATGGAGACGAGTGTTGGTAAGAGAGGAACCTGTTTTGAAGAAGCTAATGTACATTACGTACAttattatgaatgttttttattttaatttaattcaatatattttcaaataaatttctattcacTAAAAGTTTTAGAGCATCTTATCTATTTATGCAGAGTTGTTTTTCCTATTGCTAACCAACCGTCCCTGTGTCGATGGGGAACCCGCTACTAGATGACTTCTCTTTTTCACATCCCGAATTATTCCTAAGTTAGTAGTTCCGAACAAAACACAGAATTGTTGGTTGTTTAATCTCTCGAAGCAATTAAAGTTAATTAGccgatattaaattattaattaagaaGGAACGTTGATAGAACGTCAATTATTATGGAGTTTTTGCAGTTTTCGGGGCAAATGAGTGAGCGAAATATCAACGGATATGTACAGGGGGGTAAACATAGGAGATCTTATAATTTCGACGGAGATTTCGTTGTGCCTGTTAGGCAAAGAAGTCAGGCTAATGCAAGAGAAAGGGACAGAACTCAAAGGTAAGAAATcatttgttaatttaatttaacatttaaagGGCAATTATggaaattcatttaataatcatttgCTGTAATGTCATGAAATTAAGTCtaattgaaatttagttttatatcaTTGTAGCTGTCATATTATACCAATAATAATTTACGTTATATGTTTAGttagaaaaataaagtgaaaaaaaaataagattgcAAGTAATTGTatgtaaaaatcaaaatatgatgaatattCTACTGGTATTACCATTATATCATGGTTGCCACTAATTATAGCTTATCCTTTTTTCCTCTGTAAAGCTGTTAATATATCAGctcttaaaaattaaaaataaagtaaggAAAATAAGGAACCAACAACAAGATTACGTTTACCacagagaaaaaagttttacaaacGTGCTCTAATCAATCAGCTGATCTCATTCACATATACACATATAAATTTGTTTCGTGATCTCACTGATATTTGGTTGCACCAAACTCAGATCAACCACTTTCGCACGAAACCCATAAAGTTGCAATTACGAGGTCTTTTAAGAATCTATCAGCTTAGTTTTATCTTCCTTCATGTCAAGTGGCCTTAATAtgtaaagttgaaaaaagtTCATGTTGGTTTCTTGATTATTTGAAGAGTTTTAAATATTGgaatagatttttaataaacttattCGGATACagataatatcaaattttcacaaaCAAAGTTGAGGCTATTTTGCTACACTGATTATCAATTGGTACTTCacgttttatataatattaacaaaCTTTTATGGAATACATTAATAATATgaagtattataaatatatatccgATATTTCTgaaactcaataattaaatgtttatttttagttcTGCAACACACTTAACACTACGAAATATTGTGTCTTCAGCGACCTCTAGtgatataacaaattattactTGCAGAAAAcgatataatacatttttcaactgtttttctttccttttgtttttcaaatcttgtttaaatattagtgaaaaagtgaaaatcaaTGGAATATTTGTTTCTGGATTAGATTCTCATTACAAGATTAACTTTATTGGGTTTTCTCGGTTAAATAGGTGTGAATATGTCATTTTAGTGTGACCTAGCCTTAaacgatcgatttttatttggtcggtacgatttttaaaaatgtttttcgatGGTTAAGCGGatggttttataaatttaaatatcgaCTGCGATCTGTTCCACTCACTTTGCCACTtgtacaaaactttttttttttgatttttgattgtTGCTTCGTTATCTGCTGCTTCTTGGGCACGTTGGTCTGCTTTTTCATTTACTgggttaatttttcaatatgaaagCGTCaagttttgattataaaatgtataattgAAATCTAAAGAAAACTATTGTTCATCAGGCAACATCagattaaaaattgaatcataATTTTCTACTGCTGTACTAAAGGAAATTATATAATGTGTGATAAATGTTTAAtggatatttttcattattgagaAATGAAATTACGGAAATTTTTGGTCAGCCACCTCTATTAATTactagaatagaaaaaattctattcataTAGTTTCCATTAAAGGCTGATAATTGACTGATTGAatttaaacagattttttacttcatatatcttcagtttttgttttatttgaaattttattttagtgtgAATGTGGCATTTTCTACACTGAGAACCCTCATACCAACAGAACCAAAAGATAGAAAATTGAGTAAAATCGAGACTTTGAGATTAGCATCTAGTTATATATCACATTTAGGTACACAGTTAATCGCTGGTAACTATTAATTCTGATGTACCGTGTCTAAATTCACTAAAAGATCATTTTCAGGACCGATAGAACAGCCTTGTTTAAGACTTCTGAAAGAGGAACAAAATAGTGTTTCAAATAGACATCAAGTGTGCACATTTTGTATAGCtcacaaaaaaacaaatgtaaGTTATGCTCTGATGATTAGTTggttgattttaataaaaatgtaataactgcaaaagctaaacaattttttttataatactgcatttccaaatttgaataaactatttttaagaTAATATATCACTTATCCAAATCATTTAAGAAGCTTTTGGTTCTTTGAGCATTTTTCTACACCCATTATTCTCAATTTTCTACCTCATGCGAGTTTAACACATCCCATAATCACTATAATCCCAGCTCTGTAGAGGAAAATGTTTCCTATATCAGCTTTATTCCTTAAAATACACCTTATCATACACGAGAATGTTCCTAACGCATTCAAAAACAATCCAACGAATCTCCATTTTTGTGTGAGGTCTATAATCATTCTAATCACAGTCCTGTTGAGGAAAATCattcctatatcaggaccaATCTGCACAATACACCTTATCCCACATGAAAATGTCTCTACACCATTTAAAAACAATCCAATGAATCTCCAACTTTGTGTGAGGTCTACAATCACTCTAATCACAGTCCTGTTGAGGAAAATCTTTCCTATATCAGGTACAATCTATGCAATACATCTTATACCACCTAAAAATGTTCCTAGCCCATTCAGAAACAAACTAATAAATCTCTCCAACTATGTGTGAAGTTTAAAATCACCATAATCCCAGCTCAGCAGAGGAAAGCCTTTCCTCAATCAGGTCCAATCCTTAAAATACACTATATCCCATACCCATATGAAAATGTCAGTATCCCATTCAAAAATCAACCAACGAAAGCTTCTCATTAATTCGTTATAGTTTCTAATACCCAtaacaaaacactttttttagaGGACCATTTTAACTGAAGATTTCGATTGCCCTAGTTTCGAAGGGCAATTTTATCTTACACCAATTCCATCTGAGACAAGTAGAACTCCACCAGTTATTGATTCTGATGAATTGAggaatgttttttattcataatagaTTCTGTAtcaaacttttattgtttttattaataaagtaatattcgATTTACGTGTGTTTTCTTTAAGGTTAAATGTTCCAGCTCAAAAGTTTATACAGAGgagtttaaatcattttttgtttgttccaaaaaatatttgagaatcaaATTTTGGTCTCTTATTTTTAAGGATTCGCTTTGCAAAATAATGAAACTACTAATTAGATGGTTCATTAGATTTGTTGCATCCAAACAACTATTCTATACATTTCCATAGTTTTTGACATACAAAGTAAATTCTGTCCAATATCCATCTATACTGATACCATGGATTGACAACGTAACTTTGATAGAAGAAGTCTTGAATCTATATCTTACCAACAATACATTCGAGATTTCAGAGgtcgtaaaaataaaaatcaactaaatGTGTTGAAACATGGTATTtctacgaactcgtccacgacatgaaCCGTGGGTTGGTCTTGTCCGGTAATAATAGaatactaaaatttcatgaatgCTGCGGTGCAAAACATTTTCTCCTTCCTCTTGATTTCGCTGCAGGAGACGCGTGAAAACTTCCCAGCGAGTGGATTTCCGCTCAAAATTCACCCACTTCTCGGCCTTTTTGGAAAGCGGAACACCATTCATACATTCAAGTTTTGGAGACATATTCAGCCCCGAATTACTCGATAAATTTCCGCGTATTTTTCATTACCTTTgaccaaaaaacgaataatgatCTGTTCCGCAACAGACATTGTTACATCCTTCTCGCTAATGTCTATAAGTACAGTAAAAAGCGAGGTAACTCGGTTCCAACTGTTTTCGGGAACTACCCTCGTATAAGTATTATAAAAGTATCTCATAAAAAACAACTCAAACTAAACTTTTGCTGCAattgtattaatatatatacacttagtccTTATATCGATTACTTACAGTTTTTCTGGAGAAAGATTTTGCCAATTGTCAagattcaaataattcaaaatgtaattttgaataatgaataGAATAAATAGAAGCAAAGCTACTTGGTAATTTATGTTGATATGGTGAGTTTGGagtgaagaatttttttaaagcataaattattatagtttacaATAATGGTTTGTCTTTAATaagaatgaataaatatttttgaaaattaatattgagaAACATAATTATATTGATTCATTTAGGTTAAATTTAACAGCTGTCAGTTTCTTCTTCTAACATTATTCTACTAACCTGTTTTCATAAGTTATCTAGATAATAGTGAActaatgaaaaattagaattgagtagttaatgattattttttggtaaaagatttttaaaaatctattttattcaaaaatatttgcaatacACCATATACTAAGGTACTATTTGgcattctttttttctttcttccttATTAAATCAGATGGTTGTACGAATTTCTTCTCGTTTGCGAGGATCGGAGTAAAGTCCAAGTTTGCCAACTGAAAATTTTACATACTTGTTAATTCTTCAATCCCATATTGTTGAAAtgtttgttaattatatatcTC
This window encodes:
- the LOC130899099 gene encoding transcription factor 15 — encoded protein: MEFLQFSGQMSERNINGYVQGGKHRRSYNFDGDFVVPVRQRSQANARERDRTQSVNVAFSTLRTLIPTEPKDRKLSKIETLRLASSYISHLGTQLIAGPIEQPCLRLLKEEQNSVSNRHQVCTFCIAHKKTNRTILTEDFDCPSFEGQFYLTPIPSETSRTPPVIDSDELRNVFYS